A part of Olleya sp. Bg11-27 genomic DNA contains:
- a CDS encoding DUF2795 domain-containing protein, with product MYWTLELASYLSDAPWPATKDELIDYAIRTGAPLEVVENLQSIEDEGDSYDSIEEIWPDYPTDEDYLWNEDEY from the coding sequence ATGTATTGGACACTAGAATTAGCATCTTATTTGAGTGATGCACCTTGGCCAGCAACTAAAGATGAGCTTATTGATTACGCCATTAGAACAGGTGCTCCTTTAGAAGTTGTAGAAAACTTACAATCCATAGAAGACGAAGGTGATTCGTACGACTCTATCGAAGAAATTTGGCCGGATTATCCAACTGACGAAGATTACCTCTGGAATGAGGACGAATATTAA
- the secA gene encoding preprotein translocase subunit SecA codes for MSFLNSVLKVFVGDKSKQDVKAITPIVDKIKTFEQAMIALSHDQLRAKTAEFKAIIAEARQPFNSKIESLQAEAETTEDIDKREDIYQAIDKIKEDSYTATEATLNTILPEAFAVVKETARRFKDNTTITVSANEFDRSLSGDKDFVTLEGDKATWSNSWDAAGKAITWDMVHYDVQLIGGVAMHQGKIAEMHTGEGKTLVATLPVYLNALAGKGVHLVTVNDYLAKRDSAWMAPIFNFHGLSIDCIDYHQPNSDARRKAYNSDITYGTNNEFGFDYLRDNMAHATGDLVQRPHHYAIVDEVDSVLIDDARTPLIISGPIPKGDEHEFTVLKPKVDDIVSIQRKYLTQVLVEAKKLIAEGDSKEGGFKLLQVYRGIPKNKALIKFLSEDGVKQILQKTENYFIQDNNREMPKVDADLYYVIEEKNNQIELTDKGVEYISGADNPDFFVMPEIGIEIAKIEAKNLSTEAEAEAKEDLFRDFGIKSERIHTLNQLLKAYALFEKDTQYVVMENKVMIVDEQTGRIMDGRRYSDGLHQAIEAKENVKIEDATQTFATVTLQNYFRMYKKLSGMTGTAVTEAGEFWEIYKLDVVEIPTNRPIARDDRQDLVYKTKREKYNAVVDEVTKLSQQGRPVLIGTTSVDISELLGKILAQRKVPHNVLNAKQHKKEAEIVDQAGKPGQVTIATNMAGRGTDIKLSEEVKAAGGLAIIGTERHDSRRVDRQLRGRAGRQGDPGSSQFYVSLEDNLMRLFGSERIAKMMDRMGLEEGEVIQHSMISKSIERAQKKVEENQFGVRKRLLEYDDVMNSQREVVYKRRYNALFGERLRVDLANMIYDTSEGIAESNKGASDFKNFEFELIRFFSMSSPITEAQFNKMSALDIAQTIYKAGFEHYKEKMERNAEIAFPVIQNVYENQRDQYKRIVVPFTDGVKNIQVVTDLEKAYQTKGKQLVTDFEKNISLAIIDDAWKTHLRKMDELKQSVQLAVHEQKDPLLIYKFEAFELFKAMIDQVNKEVISFLFKGELPTETTNAISEAKEVRQKDNLQTQKEEIQNLDERSAQNRAASNTQPQQQVVETIVRDQPKIGRNDKVTIKHIITGENKTVKYKQAEPLISKGEWVIVND; via the coding sequence ATGAGTTTTTTAAATTCCGTACTAAAAGTATTTGTTGGCGACAAGTCTAAACAAGACGTTAAAGCCATCACACCTATAGTAGACAAAATTAAAACCTTTGAACAGGCTATGATAGCCTTGTCACATGACCAATTAAGAGCTAAAACAGCCGAGTTTAAAGCTATCATAGCGGAAGCACGTCAACCATTTAACTCTAAAATCGAAAGCCTTCAAGCTGAAGCTGAAACGACTGAAGATATTGACAAACGTGAAGATATCTATCAAGCTATTGATAAAATTAAAGAAGACTCTTATACTGCTACAGAAGCAACATTAAACACTATTTTACCAGAAGCTTTTGCTGTTGTTAAAGAAACAGCGAGACGTTTTAAAGACAATACAACCATAACAGTAAGTGCTAACGAGTTTGATAGAAGTCTTTCTGGAGATAAAGATTTTGTAACTTTAGAAGGTGACAAAGCCACGTGGTCTAACTCTTGGGATGCTGCAGGTAAAGCTATTACTTGGGACATGGTGCACTATGATGTACAACTTATTGGTGGTGTTGCAATGCACCAAGGTAAAATTGCAGAGATGCATACAGGAGAAGGAAAAACATTAGTAGCGACGCTTCCTGTCTATTTAAATGCACTAGCCGGTAAAGGTGTGCACTTAGTAACAGTAAACGACTACTTAGCAAAACGTGATAGTGCTTGGATGGCGCCAATATTTAACTTTCACGGATTAAGTATTGACTGTATCGATTATCATCAACCTAATAGTGATGCGCGTCGAAAAGCATACAACTCTGATATTACTTACGGTACCAATAACGAATTTGGTTTTGACTACCTACGTGATAATATGGCACATGCTACTGGAGATTTAGTACAACGCCCGCACCACTACGCCATTGTAGATGAGGTCGATTCTGTATTAATTGATGATGCCCGTACCCCATTAATTATTTCTGGTCCAATCCCAAAAGGTGACGAGCACGAATTTACAGTGCTTAAACCAAAAGTAGACGATATTGTTAGTATCCAACGTAAGTACTTAACTCAGGTTTTAGTTGAAGCTAAAAAATTAATTGCGGAAGGCGATAGTAAGGAAGGTGGCTTTAAATTATTACAAGTTTACAGAGGTATTCCTAAAAACAAAGCTTTAATTAAGTTTTTAAGTGAAGACGGTGTAAAACAAATTCTTCAAAAAACAGAAAACTATTTCATACAAGATAACAATCGCGAGATGCCTAAGGTTGATGCTGATTTGTACTATGTTATTGAAGAAAAAAATAATCAAATTGAATTAACGGATAAAGGGGTTGAATACATCTCTGGAGCAGATAATCCTGACTTTTTCGTCATGCCAGAAATTGGTATCGAAATAGCTAAAATCGAAGCTAAAAACTTATCTACTGAAGCCGAAGCTGAAGCTAAAGAAGATTTATTTAGAGATTTCGGAATCAAGTCAGAACGTATTCACACGCTTAACCAATTACTTAAAGCCTATGCTTTATTTGAAAAAGACACACAATATGTGGTCATGGAGAATAAAGTAATGATTGTAGACGAGCAAACGGGTCGTATTATGGATGGTCGTCGTTATAGTGACGGATTACACCAAGCCATAGAAGCTAAAGAAAATGTAAAAATTGAAGATGCTACGCAAACTTTTGCAACGGTAACGCTTCAAAATTACTTTAGAATGTACAAAAAACTGTCTGGTATGACAGGTACAGCAGTAACGGAAGCGGGAGAATTCTGGGAAATCTATAAATTAGATGTCGTAGAAATTCCGACTAACAGACCAATTGCTAGAGATGACAGACAAGATTTAGTTTACAAAACTAAACGTGAAAAATATAATGCAGTTGTCGATGAAGTTACAAAACTATCACAACAAGGACGTCCAGTATTAATTGGAACAACGTCTGTAGATATTTCTGAATTATTAGGTAAAATTTTAGCACAACGTAAAGTACCACACAACGTATTAAACGCCAAGCAACATAAAAAAGAAGCAGAAATAGTTGATCAAGCTGGTAAGCCAGGTCAAGTAACTATTGCAACAAACATGGCTGGTCGTGGTACGGATATTAAATTATCTGAAGAGGTTAAAGCAGCAGGTGGTTTAGCAATTATTGGTACAGAACGTCATGATTCACGTCGTGTAGACCGTCAGTTAAGAGGTCGTGCTGGTCGTCAAGGAGATCCAGGAAGCTCTCAGTTTTACGTCTCTTTAGAAGACAACTTAATGCGTCTATTTGGATCGGAGCGTATCGCGAAGATGATGGACCGCATGGGATTAGAAGAAGGTGAAGTGATTCAGCATTCTATGATTTCTAAATCTATTGAACGTGCTCAGAAAAAAGTTGAAGAAAATCAATTTGGAGTACGTAAACGTTTATTAGAATATGATGATGTGATGAACTCACAACGTGAAGTTGTTTACAAACGTCGTTACAATGCTTTATTTGGAGAACGTCTACGTGTAGATTTAGCCAACATGATTTATGATACTTCAGAAGGTATTGCAGAATCTAACAAAGGCGCTAGTGACTTTAAAAATTTCGAGTTTGAATTAATTAGATTCTTCTCTATGTCGTCTCCAATTACTGAAGCTCAATTTAATAAAATGTCAGCTTTAGATATTGCACAAACCATTTACAAAGCAGGTTTTGAGCATTACAAAGAAAAAATGGAACGTAATGCAGAAATTGCATTCCCGGTTATTCAAAATGTATACGAAAACCAACGTGACCAATACAAACGTATTGTTGTTCCTTTTACGGATGGTGTAAAAAATATTCAAGTAGTCACTGACTTAGAAAAAGCATACCAAACTAAAGGAAAACAATTAGTAACAGATTTTGAGAAAAACATATCATTAGCGATTATTGATGATGCTTGGAAAACCCATTTACGTAAAATGGACGAACTTAAGCAATCTGTACAATTAGCCGTTCACGAACAAAAAGACCCGCTATTAATCTACAAATTTGAAGCTTTTGAGTTATTTAAAGCAATGATTGATCAGGTTAACAAAGAGGTTATCTCTTTCTTATTTAAAGGAGAATTACCTACTGAAACGACTAACGCCATTAGCGAGGCTAAAGAAGTACGTCAAAAGGATAACTTACAAACACAAAAAGAGGAAATTCAAAACTTAGATGAACGTTCTGCACAAAACAGAGCAGCATCTAACACACAACCTCAGCAACAAGTTGTAGAGACTATCGTTAGAGACCAACCAAAAATTGGTCGTAATGATAAAGTAACGATCAAACACATTATTACTGGAGAAAACAAAACGGTTAAGTATAAACAAGCTGAGCCTTTAATCTCAAAAGGAGAATGGGTCATCGTTAACGACTAA
- a CDS encoding cob(I)yrinic acid a,c-diamide adenosyltransferase has protein sequence MKIYTKTGDKGTTALFGGTRVPKHHIRIDSYGTVDELNSYIGLIRDQDIHQLYKDILIIIQDKLFTVGAVLATDPEKAVLKNGKERLNINKISDEDIALLEREMDAMNLDLPPMTHFVLPGGHQTVSFCHITRTVCRRAERLASALNDLEPFEANTLKYLNRLSDYLFVLARKLSHDLQADEVKWIPEKT, from the coding sequence ATGAAAATATACACTAAAACAGGAGATAAAGGTACCACTGCTTTATTTGGAGGCACACGTGTACCAAAGCACCATATCCGTATTGACAGTTACGGAACCGTTGACGAGCTAAACTCGTACATTGGCTTAATAAGAGATCAGGACATCCACCAATTATATAAAGACATCTTAATTATTATTCAAGATAAATTATTTACTGTTGGTGCAGTATTAGCAACAGATCCGGAAAAAGCAGTTCTAAAAAACGGAAAAGAGCGTTTAAATATTAATAAAATTTCTGACGAAGACATTGCCTTACTAGAACGCGAAATGGATGCCATGAACCTTGATTTACCGCCCATGACACACTTTGTGCTACCCGGAGGACATCAAACGGTGTCATTTTGTCACATTACCAGAACGGTATGTCGACGCGCAGAACGCTTAGCTTCAGCGCTTAACGATTTAGAGCCTTTTGAAGCCAATACCTTAAAATATTTAAACAGGCTTTCTGACTACCTTTTTGTCTTGGCACGAAAATTGTCTCATGACTTACAAGCAGACGAAGTAAAATGGATTCCGGAGAAAACGTAA